Proteins encoded in a region of the Anoxybacillus amylolyticus genome:
- a CDS encoding DNA/RNA non-specific endonuclease encodes MSFWSSLSKLGHMVEKKVEQTVKHVANDVKKVEKTIQQAVQQVEKKVEPVGKQVVKDTVHISQKAKEAFHQAEKKAEQAVKHVAHEVKQAEKAVQKIEKKVERAAKQAVKDTVHISEKAQKAFHEAEKKTEQAVKHVVHDVKKAVSEAVHPIGHKIRQEIKDTEKTIERGAHQLEKKAEHVTKQAVHGIINAGQNAERTVRQVGKNIEKSIHEFSKHPIDSTIEFVRGAGDAALADVTFNAVQQRFYDSKHPVAYEAGQMVGHAVWTIGGMKVTEISSVIGAGGAVVSLSGGGAFAGVPAMAAGAAGMTVGGVMMKTGITNFSKSASDLSQQLSRSEGVSEKASKGIENIKYGEQYTRINRKKALKPNIEYATKEGYRYTTDDRGRISSVEAKLELGKADRNSYAQKVVGREDRLPNDEGGHLIASIFKGSGDIDNLVPMNATLNRSEYKSLENTWKKALEEGKTVEVKIEPIYKGDSSRPAKFEVEYRIDGKKYEVTLTNYAGGK; translated from the coding sequence ATGTCTTTTTGGAGTTCATTAAGCAAATTAGGACATATGGTCGAGAAAAAGGTAGAACAGACGGTAAAGCATGTCGCCAATGACGTCAAAAAAGTAGAGAAGACCATTCAACAAGCCGTTCAGCAAGTAGAAAAGAAAGTCGAGCCAGTGGGGAAACAGGTCGTAAAGGATACGGTGCACATTAGCCAAAAGGCAAAGGAAGCTTTTCATCAAGCGGAAAAGAAAGCGGAACAAGCGGTAAAGCACGTTGCCCACGAGGTGAAACAAGCGGAGAAAGCGGTTCAAAAGATCGAAAAGAAAGTGGAACGTGCCGCGAAACAAGCAGTGAAAGATACGGTACATATTAGCGAGAAGGCACAAAAAGCGTTTCACGAGGCGGAAAAGAAGACGGAGCAAGCGGTAAAGCACGTCGTTCACGATGTGAAAAAAGCTGTGTCCGAAGCGGTTCATCCGATCGGACATAAGATAAGGCAAGAGATCAAAGATACGGAGAAAACGATCGAACGCGGTGCACATCAACTAGAAAAGAAAGCAGAGCATGTCACCAAGCAGGCTGTTCATGGTATAATCAATGCAGGACAAAACGCCGAGCGAACGGTTCGGCAAGTAGGAAAAAACATCGAAAAATCAATCCACGAGTTTTCAAAACACCCGATCGACAGCACGATAGAGTTTGTTAGAGGCGCAGGCGATGCGGCGTTGGCGGATGTAACATTTAATGCTGTGCAACAACGATTTTACGATAGCAAACACCCCGTCGCATACGAAGCAGGTCAGATGGTAGGGCATGCGGTATGGACGATAGGTGGGATGAAAGTAACCGAGATATCCTCTGTGATCGGAGCAGGTGGAGCAGTAGTTAGTTTGAGCGGAGGTGGAGCGTTTGCTGGGGTTCCTGCAATGGCTGCTGGTGCTGCAGGAATGACTGTTGGAGGAGTGATGATGAAAACAGGAATCACAAACTTCTCCAAAAGTGCAAGCGATTTGTCCCAGCAACTAAGTCGGAGTGAAGGTGTTTCGGAGAAAGCTTCCAAGGGGATAGAGAATATTAAATATGGTGAACAATACACAAGGATTAATCGTAAAAAGGCGTTAAAGCCAAATATAGAGTACGCAACAAAAGAAGGATATAGATATACTACGGATGATAGGGGGCGTATTTCTAGCGTTGAAGCTAAATTAGAGTTAGGAAAAGCCGACCGAAATTCATACGCTCAAAAAGTAGTAGGAAGGGAAGATAGATTACCAAACGATGAGGGTGGTCATTTAATAGCAAGTATATTTAAAGGGTCTGGCGATATTGATAACTTAGTACCAATGAATGCTACGCTAAATAGGAGTGAGTATAAATCATTAGAAAACACATGGAAAAAGGCGTTAGAAGAGGGGAAAACGGTTGAAGTAAAAATTGAACCTATTTATAAGGGAGATTCTTCGCGTCCTGCTAAATTCGAAGTGGAATACAGGATTGACGGAAAGAAATACGAAGTTACCTTAACTAATTATGCAGGAGGTAAATAG
- the hemL gene encoding glutamate-1-semialdehyde 2,1-aminomutase produces MRYERSKQAYQEAVRLLPGGVNSPVRAFKSVKMDPIFMARGKGSKIYDIDGNEYIDYVLSWGPLILGHANERVVAALQKVAENGTSFGAPTLIENELAKLVIERVPSIEMVRMVNSGTEATMSALRLARGYTGRSKILKFEGCYHGHGDSLLIKAGSGVATLGLPDSPGVPESVAQHTITVPYNDLESVKYAFAQFGEDIAAVIVEPVAGNMGVVPPLPGFLQGLRDITNEYGALLIFDEVMTGFRVDYHCAQGYFGVTPDLTCLGKVIGGGLPVGAYGGRADIMERIAPSGPIYQAGTLSGNPLAMTAGYETLIQLMPETYEQFRKKADRLEEGLRQAAEKYGIPHTVTRAGSMLGFFFTNEDVINYEKAKTSDVEMFAAYYREMAEQGIFLPPSQFEGMFLSTEHTDEDIEKTIEAAEKAFAKLMS; encoded by the coding sequence ATGCGATACGAGCGTTCGAAACAAGCATATCAAGAAGCTGTTCGGTTGTTGCCGGGCGGGGTAAACAGCCCGGTTCGCGCGTTTAAATCGGTCAAAATGGATCCGATTTTTATGGCGCGCGGCAAGGGGTCGAAAATTTACGATATTGACGGTAATGAATATATTGATTACGTGTTGTCGTGGGGACCGCTTATTTTAGGGCATGCGAACGAGCGCGTCGTCGCAGCACTACAAAAAGTCGCAGAAAACGGAACGAGCTTTGGGGCTCCGACGCTTATTGAAAACGAGCTAGCGAAGCTTGTCATTGAGCGGGTACCGTCGATTGAGATGGTACGGATGGTCAATTCCGGCACGGAAGCGACGATGAGCGCATTGCGCCTAGCGCGTGGCTATACAGGACGAAGCAAAATTCTCAAATTTGAAGGCTGTTATCATGGGCATGGCGATTCGTTGCTCATTAAAGCCGGCTCAGGGGTGGCGACGCTCGGCTTGCCGGATAGTCCTGGCGTTCCAGAATCGGTGGCGCAACATACGATTACCGTTCCCTACAACGATTTAGAAAGCGTCAAATATGCGTTTGCGCAGTTTGGTGAAGATATTGCCGCGGTCATTGTTGAGCCGGTCGCTGGCAATATGGGCGTTGTTCCGCCGCTTCCAGGATTTTTACAAGGACTTCGCGACATTACGAACGAATATGGGGCGCTGTTGATTTTTGATGAGGTAATGACCGGCTTCCGCGTCGATTATCATTGTGCCCAAGGTTATTTCGGAGTGACGCCTGACTTGACATGTCTTGGAAAAGTGATTGGTGGAGGTCTTCCAGTTGGGGCGTACGGCGGAAGAGCAGACATTATGGAGCGCATTGCGCCAAGCGGTCCCATTTATCAAGCAGGTACATTATCAGGCAATCCACTAGCGATGACGGCTGGCTATGAAACCCTTATCCAATTGATGCCGGAAACGTACGAACAGTTCCGGAAAAAAGCGGATCGGCTTGAAGAAGGATTGCGCCAAGCGGCGGAAAAATACGGCATTCCGCATACCGTCACCCGCGCTGGTTCGATGCTCGGCTTCTTCTTTACAAACGAAGACGTCATCAACTATGAAAAAGCGAAAACATCGGATGTAGAGATGTTTGCGGCTTATTACCGCGAAATGGCGGAACAAGGCATCTTCTTGCCGCCATCGCAATTTGAAGGCATGTTTTTATCGACCGAGCATACGGATGAAGACATCGAAAAAACGATCGAAGCAGCAGAAAAAGCGTTTGCGAAACTAATGTCTTAA
- the hemB gene encoding porphobilinogen synthase, with translation MNKWQFDRHRRLRQSANLRAMVRETHLHVDDFIYPIFVIEGENVKQEIPSMPGIYQFSLDRLNEEVEEAVRLGIKSVIVFGIPVEKDEVGSQAYCEHGIVQQAIRQIKQTYPELVVIADTCLCEYTSHGHCGVVENEQVLNDPSLELLVKTAVSQAKAGADIIAPSNMMDGFVVAIRQGLDEAGFTHVPIMSYAVKYASAFYGPFRDAANSAPQFGDRKTYQMDPANRLEAFREAESDVREGADFIMVKPALAYLDIIRDMKNHFHLPIVAYNVSGEYAMVKAAAQNGWVNEKQIVMEMLMGMKRAGADLILTYFAKDVARWLQE, from the coding sequence ATGAACAAATGGCAATTTGACCGCCACCGCCGGTTACGGCAAAGCGCGAACTTACGCGCCATGGTACGCGAAACACATCTTCACGTTGACGATTTCATTTATCCGATTTTTGTCATCGAAGGAGAAAATGTCAAGCAGGAAATTCCGTCCATGCCGGGTATTTACCAGTTTTCGCTTGACCGTCTGAACGAAGAAGTAGAAGAAGCGGTTCGTCTTGGCATTAAGTCGGTCATCGTTTTCGGTATCCCAGTGGAAAAAGATGAAGTCGGTTCACAAGCATACTGCGAGCATGGCATCGTCCAACAAGCGATTCGGCAAATTAAGCAAACGTATCCAGAGCTTGTCGTGATTGCAGATACATGTTTATGCGAATATACGAGCCACGGTCATTGCGGCGTCGTCGAAAACGAGCAAGTATTGAACGATCCGTCGCTTGAACTGCTTGTAAAAACAGCGGTAAGCCAAGCGAAAGCAGGGGCGGATATTATCGCACCTTCTAATATGATGGACGGCTTTGTGGTGGCGATCCGCCAAGGGTTAGACGAAGCGGGATTTACGCATGTGCCGATTATGTCTTACGCTGTAAAATATGCTTCCGCTTTTTATGGGCCGTTTCGCGATGCCGCGAATAGCGCGCCACAGTTTGGCGACCGAAAAACGTACCAAATGGACCCAGCTAACCGGTTAGAAGCGTTTCGCGAAGCAGAATCCGATGTGCGCGAAGGGGCGGATTTTATTATGGTAAAACCAGCGCTTGCGTATTTAGACATTATTCGTGACATGAAAAACCATTTCCATCTTCCGATTGTCGCTTACAATGTAAGCGGAGAGTATGCCATGGTAAAAGCAGCGGCACAAAATGGTTGGGTAAACGAAAAGCAAATCGTGATGGAAATGTTAATGGGCATGAAACGGGCAGGAGCGGATTTAATTTTAACGTACTTTGCCAAAGACGTTGCTCGATGGCTACAAGAATAG
- a CDS encoding uroporphyrinogen-III synthase, with translation MKHLPLSGKTVLVTREKEQARAFSEQLKKAGAIPLEIPLISVSAVSETKEIKECVRHLSRYDWLVFTSANGVRFFFTFIRDTMPLPNVAVVGKKTATALEKRGITPSVVPDEFIAEGLAEAMKSLVKPNDRVLLVKGNLARPALKESLVHLGADVTDLVVYETKMNDSSKAQLLDLLKKNAIDILTFTSPSTVESFMNVMNEIKWEPLLAHCVIACIGPVTKQAAENVGLMVHICPEQYTIDGMIKAMETFFQMEGKQ, from the coding sequence ATGAAGCATCTTCCGTTATCGGGCAAAACGGTGCTGGTGACAAGAGAAAAAGAGCAGGCAAGGGCGTTTTCCGAACAGCTGAAAAAAGCAGGGGCAATCCCGCTAGAAATTCCGCTTATTTCTGTTTCAGCGGTGTCGGAAACAAAGGAAATCAAGGAATGTGTTCGCCACTTGTCTCGCTACGACTGGCTCGTGTTTACGAGCGCCAACGGGGTACGTTTTTTCTTTACATTTATTAGGGACACAATGCCGCTGCCGAATGTTGCGGTTGTCGGAAAAAAAACGGCAACCGCTTTAGAAAAACGAGGGATAACGCCTTCTGTCGTTCCTGATGAATTTATCGCAGAAGGATTGGCAGAAGCGATGAAATCGCTCGTGAAGCCGAATGACCGTGTGTTGTTAGTGAAAGGAAATTTGGCGCGCCCCGCATTGAAAGAATCGCTTGTTCATTTAGGTGCAGACGTGACCGACCTAGTCGTGTATGAAACGAAAATGAATGATAGCAGCAAAGCGCAGTTGCTTGATTTATTAAAAAAGAACGCCATCGACATACTTACATTTACAAGCCCGTCCACGGTCGAAAGTTTTATGAACGTAATGAATGAAATCAAATGGGAGCCGCTATTGGCGCATTGTGTCATTGCTTGCATTGGTCCAGTGACGAAACAAGCGGCTGAAAACGTTGGCTTAATGGTACATATTTGCCCAGAACAATATACAATTGATGGTATGATAAAAGCGATGGAAACATTTTTTCAGATGGAGGGAAAACAATGA
- the hemC gene encoding hydroxymethylbilane synthase: MRKIIVGSRRSKLALTQTNWVITKLKELGAPFEFEVKEIVTKGDQILNVTLSKVGGKGLFVKEIEQAMLHEEIDMAVHSMKDMPAVLPEGLMIGCVPKREDHRDVLISKARVSFAELPSGAVIGTSSLRRSAQLLAKRRDLEVKWIRGNIDTRLAKLENDDYDAIILAAAGLRRMGWAEETITEYLSTEVCLPAVGQGALAIECREEDAELLQWLRVLNDCETERAVLAERTFLQRMEGGCQVPIAGYAYVNEKDEVVFTGLVASPDGTECYKETAIGTDAEQIGKTVADRLVQLGAKALIDRVKKEFGAQ, encoded by the coding sequence ATGCGAAAAATTATTGTCGGTTCGAGGCGAAGCAAGTTAGCTTTGACGCAAACTAATTGGGTCATTACAAAATTGAAAGAACTTGGGGCACCGTTTGAGTTTGAAGTAAAAGAAATTGTGACAAAAGGTGATCAGATTTTAAACGTCACGTTATCAAAAGTGGGCGGAAAAGGATTGTTTGTCAAAGAAATTGAGCAAGCGATGCTTCATGAAGAAATTGATATGGCCGTCCATAGCATGAAAGATATGCCAGCTGTGCTGCCGGAAGGGCTGATGATTGGTTGTGTGCCGAAACGAGAAGACCACCGCGATGTGCTCATTAGCAAAGCGCGCGTTTCGTTTGCGGAGCTTCCGAGCGGGGCGGTCATTGGAACGAGCAGTTTGCGCCGTTCTGCGCAACTGTTAGCGAAACGCCGAGATTTGGAGGTTAAATGGATTCGCGGCAATATTGACACAAGGTTGGCGAAATTAGAAAACGACGATTATGATGCAATCATTCTGGCAGCGGCTGGGTTGCGACGAATGGGATGGGCAGAAGAAACAATCACGGAATATTTGTCGACGGAAGTTTGTTTGCCGGCTGTTGGACAAGGAGCGCTCGCAATTGAATGCCGTGAGGAAGACGCGGAACTGTTACAATGGCTGCGAGTGTTAAACGACTGCGAAACGGAGCGGGCGGTATTGGCGGAACGCACCTTTTTGCAGCGCATGGAAGGTGGCTGCCAAGTGCCGATTGCTGGCTATGCGTATGTGAATGAAAAAGACGAAGTTGTTTTTACAGGACTCGTTGCTTCTCCGGACGGAACAGAGTGCTACAAAGAAACCGCTATCGGTACAGATGCTGAACAAATTGGCAAAACAGTAGCGGATCGTCTCGTTCAGCTCGGCGCAAAAGCGTTGATCGACCGGGTTAAAAAGGAGTTTGGTGCGCAATGA
- a CDS encoding cytochrome C assembly family protein, with amino-acid sequence MTGMNFARLYELSVLLYALSVSLYFIDFLHHNRKANRIAFWLLSIVWIFQTTFFLFRMIETKRFPILTMAEGLYFYVWVLITLSLVINRLLRVDFIVFFTNVLAFFMLALHTFAPAHYQSGATAEKLISELLIIHITMAMLAYGAFSLSFVFSVLYMIQYHLLKQKKWGKRLWRMTDLTKLEEMSYVLNLIGLPMLLLGLILGVIWAYIKIEHFHWYDAKVLGSFSVLAVYSVYFYRRIVQGMHGKAMALWNIGSFLFLLVNFFLFGSLSKFHLWYS; translated from the coding sequence ATGACGGGGATGAACTTTGCACGGTTGTACGAGCTATCGGTGCTATTATATGCACTATCTGTTTCCCTTTATTTCATAGATTTTTTGCACCATAACCGGAAGGCAAACCGCATCGCCTTCTGGTTACTTTCTATTGTCTGGATTTTCCAGACAACTTTTTTCTTGTTTCGCATGATTGAAACGAAGCGATTTCCGATTTTGACAATGGCAGAAGGGCTTTACTTTTACGTTTGGGTGCTTATTACGCTGTCACTTGTCATTAACCGGTTGTTGCGCGTTGATTTTATCGTGTTTTTTACGAACGTGCTCGCCTTTTTTATGCTTGCATTGCATACGTTTGCTCCTGCTCATTACCAATCGGGAGCAACAGCGGAAAAGCTTATTTCCGAACTACTCATCATCCATATTACGATGGCGATGTTAGCTTACGGGGCGTTTTCCCTTTCGTTTGTGTTTTCGGTATTGTATATGATTCAATACCACTTATTGAAACAAAAAAAATGGGGGAAACGGTTATGGCGAATGACTGATTTAACCAAATTAGAGGAAATGTCGTACGTTTTAAATTTAATCGGATTGCCTATGTTGTTATTAGGGCTCATTCTTGGCGTGATTTGGGCTTATATCAAAATTGAGCATTTCCATTGGTATGATGCGAAAGTGTTAGGATCGTTTTCTGTATTGGCTGTTTATAGTGTGTATTTTTACAGGCGAATTGTGCAAGGGATGCACGGAAAAGCGATGGCGCTTTGGAACATCGGCTCGTTTTTATTTTTGCTTGTCAATTTTTTCTTATTTGGTAGCTTGTCAAAATTTCACTTATGGTATTCATAA
- the hemA gene encoding glutamyl-tRNA reductase, which translates to MHIVVVGVNYKTAPVEIREKLTFSESELVEAMKALQQQKSILENVILSTCNRTEIYAVVDQVHTGRYYIKTFLADWFHIEKDVLAPYLKIFENEAAIEHLFRVACGLDSMILGETQILGQVRASYLLAQEENTIGTVFKQLFKQAVTLAKRAHAETEIGSNAVSVSYAAVELAKKIFGDLSSKHVLVLGAGKMGELALQNLYGTGVKKVTVINRTFEKAQHLAEKFSGNAKSLAELQCALVEADILISSTGAKDYVITKEMMTNVEKMRKGRPLFMVDIAVPRDLDPALSELESVFLYDIDDLEGIVQANLAERKKAAEQIEIMIEAELVEFQQWLHTLGVVPVLAALREKALAIQAETMQSLERKLPHLSERDRKVISKHTKSIINQLLRDPILRAKELAAEPNAEEALQLFAKIFNIEEALQTSQPAKKDGKQSVVPSLQS; encoded by the coding sequence GTGCATATTGTTGTCGTTGGCGTGAACTATAAAACCGCCCCTGTCGAAATTCGTGAAAAGTTGACATTTAGCGAATCGGAATTGGTCGAAGCGATGAAAGCGTTACAGCAACAAAAAAGCATTTTAGAAAATGTCATTCTTTCAACATGTAATCGTACAGAAATTTATGCTGTCGTCGACCAAGTGCACACTGGGCGTTATTATATAAAAACATTCTTAGCCGATTGGTTTCATATTGAGAAAGACGTGCTTGCACCGTATTTAAAAATTTTCGAGAACGAAGCAGCGATCGAGCATTTATTCCGCGTTGCCTGTGGCCTTGATTCGATGATTTTAGGCGAAACGCAAATTTTAGGGCAAGTGCGCGCAAGCTATCTTTTAGCACAAGAAGAAAACACAATTGGCACGGTATTTAAACAGCTATTTAAGCAAGCGGTGACGTTAGCGAAAAGGGCACACGCAGAAACAGAAATCGGCTCAAACGCCGTATCGGTTAGCTATGCAGCGGTGGAACTAGCGAAAAAGATTTTTGGTGATTTATCATCGAAGCATGTGTTAGTGCTCGGCGCTGGGAAAATGGGAGAGTTAGCGCTACAAAATCTTTACGGCACCGGTGTGAAAAAAGTAACGGTCATCAACCGGACGTTTGAAAAGGCGCAACATTTAGCGGAGAAATTTTCTGGAAACGCAAAATCGTTGGCGGAACTGCAATGCGCCCTCGTGGAAGCCGATATTTTAATTAGCTCAACAGGCGCAAAAGATTACGTCATTACCAAAGAGATGATGACGAACGTGGAAAAAATGCGAAAAGGTCGTCCGCTGTTTATGGTCGATATCGCCGTTCCACGCGATTTAGACCCAGCGCTTAGCGAGCTTGAAAGCGTCTTTTTATATGACATTGATGATTTAGAAGGCATCGTGCAAGCGAATTTAGCGGAACGGAAAAAAGCAGCCGAACAAATCGAAATCATGATTGAAGCAGAATTAGTCGAGTTTCAGCAATGGCTTCATACGCTTGGCGTCGTTCCGGTACTTGCTGCCCTTCGTGAAAAAGCGTTAGCAATTCAGGCGGAAACGATGCAAAGCCTCGAACGGAAATTGCCGCATTTATCGGAGCGTGACCGAAAAGTGATAAGCAAACATACGAAAAGCATTATTAACCAGCTACTCCGTGACCCCATTTTGCGGGCGAAAGAATTAGCGGCAGAGCCAAATGCCGAAGAAGCGCTTCAATTGTTTGCAAAAATTTTCAATATTGAAGAGGCGCTACAAACGTCTCAGCCAGCGAAAAAGGATGGCAAGCAGTCGGTTGTCCCATCTCTACAGTCATAA
- a CDS encoding LiaI-LiaF-like domain-containing protein, with translation MKKNGMFSGIVLIGLGLYFFAGQFSLPFFKFFQGWPALFIIFGAALLAQAYSAREYQHLFSGTLLFGFGLQFILVQLWRGWPNEIGVFFLIVALAFLLSARKMKTGLMQSVLFFALSFVILFSERFAHVFHIIETSISFIWKFWPLAFILFGVYILWTKKK, from the coding sequence GTGAAAAAGAATGGGATGTTTTCCGGAATTGTGTTAATTGGCTTAGGATTGTATTTTTTCGCCGGTCAGTTTTCGCTTCCTTTTTTTAAATTTTTCCAAGGATGGCCAGCATTGTTCATCATTTTCGGAGCGGCTTTGCTCGCACAAGCATACTCTGCCCGTGAATACCAACATCTCTTTTCGGGAACGCTACTGTTTGGATTTGGTCTTCAGTTTATACTCGTTCAACTTTGGAGAGGGTGGCCAAACGAAATCGGCGTCTTCTTTTTGATCGTCGCCCTCGCATTTTTACTCAGTGCACGAAAAATGAAAACAGGACTTATGCAAAGCGTGTTATTTTTTGCACTATCGTTTGTCATACTGTTTTCCGAACGATTTGCCCACGTGTTTCATATTATCGAAACGAGTATTTCTTTCATTTGGAAATTTTGGCCACTCGCCTTCATTTTGTTCGGTGTATACATATTATGGACGAAAAAGAAGTAG
- a CDS encoding IS701 family transposase: MNRLAHHQGIHKFFTTLGLALYFSKPVMKHLVHIVDAMVTKGFSGTLTDLHHGSFHPNHRTTLSHFFTKSPWDEETLLRKLQQWMLHRVERIAKQKNQPIFVSIDDTICQKTKPSSRATCAIQGCDWHYSHTEKKSIWGHSLVWLMVHTMTQAFPFAFRPYDKEAGKSKGKLAIEMLSSLDVSRPVYVLMDSWYPSKALVEACLKKGFHVIAMLKTNRILYPKGIAIQAKQFARYLEPNDTRLVTVGEERYRVYRYEGALNGLDDAVVLLVWKADQPMTPEHLHCVLSTDWELSDEDILRYYAERWSIECFFRQAKDQLKLDGYRVRHHRAVKRYWILVQLAYVYSLFESNSDFSDGLDLLRKRKGHSLVEFIYHAAKQNIPIDTVKKQLHVA; encoded by the coding sequence ATGAATAGATTAGCACATCATCAAGGAATCCACAAGTTTTTCACGACGTTGGGGTTGGCGCTTTATTTCTCGAAACCTGTGATGAAGCATCTCGTTCATATCGTGGATGCGATGGTGACGAAAGGTTTTTCGGGAACGTTGACCGATCTACATCATGGGAGTTTTCATCCGAACCATCGCACGACACTGAGCCATTTTTTCACGAAAAGTCCGTGGGATGAAGAGACATTGCTCCGCAAACTCCAGCAGTGGATGCTTCATCGTGTCGAACGCATCGCCAAACAGAAGAATCAACCCATTTTTGTTTCCATCGATGATACGATTTGCCAAAAAACGAAGCCTTCGTCACGGGCAACATGCGCTATTCAAGGGTGTGATTGGCATTATTCTCACACAGAGAAAAAATCGATTTGGGGGCATTCTCTCGTTTGGCTCATGGTTCATACGATGACTCAAGCGTTTCCGTTTGCTTTTCGCCCCTACGACAAGGAGGCTGGAAAAAGCAAAGGAAAACTCGCGATTGAGATGCTTTCTTCTTTGGATGTGAGTCGTCCTGTTTATGTACTGATGGACTCTTGGTATCCATCGAAAGCACTCGTGGAAGCCTGCTTGAAAAAAGGGTTCCACGTCATCGCGATGCTTAAGACGAACCGGATTCTCTATCCGAAAGGCATCGCCATCCAAGCCAAACAGTTTGCCCGCTATCTCGAACCGAATGACACCCGCCTCGTCACGGTGGGAGAAGAGCGCTATCGCGTCTATCGTTACGAAGGAGCGCTCAACGGTCTCGATGATGCGGTGGTGCTACTTGTTTGGAAAGCCGATCAACCGATGACACCGGAACATCTTCATTGCGTCTTGAGCACCGATTGGGAGCTAAGCGACGAAGACATCTTGCGCTACTATGCCGAGCGTTGGTCGATCGAATGTTTTTTCCGTCAAGCGAAAGACCAGCTGAAACTCGATGGGTACCGCGTTCGTCATCATCGAGCGGTGAAACGTTACTGGATCTTGGTGCAGCTTGCTTACGTGTACAGCCTATTCGAGTCTAACAGCGATTTTTCGGATGGGCTCGATCTCCTGCGCAAGAGAAAAGGACATAGCCTCGTGGAGTTCATTTACCATGCAGCGAAACAAAATATTCCCATTGATACCGTGAAAAAACAGCTCCACGTGGCATAA